The Malus domestica chromosome 10, GDT2T_hap1 genome contains a region encoding:
- the LOC103429515 gene encoding TMV resistance protein N, whose product MNMAAASLDAAAISPYALKYDVFLSFRGEDTRNSFTSHLYAALCGKKIKTYIDDTLEKGDQIAPALLKAIEKSKLSAIIFSENYASSTWCLDEIVHILDCKKKNGQVVIPIFYNIDPSHIRKQQGSYEDAFVQHKERFKDSVEGVTKVCKWRDALKDAANLSGFVYSNKTGTEANFIEKVVEDILTKLKRISSSDLKGLIGIEKKIKQIELLLCIDSPDVCTVGIWGMGGIGKTTLADAVYHRLSSKFEASCFLANVREESEKHGLNYLRNVLIREILKEKDLDISTPTIGSTSVRERLSRTKALIVLDDVNASRQLELLLGDHVRFGPGSQIIITTRDKRLLKRSVDKIYEVKGLSWEESLELFHLHAFKNNSTESRCAELLGKVVDYAGGMPLALKILGSLFLHCDNSKDWEHQWNELKKFPNKEIENMLRLSYEGLERNAREIFLDIACFYKGTTIDSAKKMLDVRGFFEGGIKVLIDKSLISISKWNCLEMHDLVQEMGRAIVHEQCIEEPGRRSRLFDAEDIYHVLKNNSGTETVQAIIFKGSKVGQLHLDFADFKKMSNLRLLTVMNSSFGKYCKFKVSLPNPLRYLCWEEYPLKCLPVKFSPENLVEIRMGRCKVEQLWNKDQNLRNLKVMDLHHSDKLTKVPDLSQSRKIEHINLFGCRSLVKVPSSLQCLDKLTHLDLGECSSLKCLPDLPENIEYLDLSNTAIRDLPSSVWNNEKISYLNIQCCKYLENLPSNNCKMKLPLGFGLQGCLSLAKFWELPRNLVVLVMAGAKIETLPSSIERLFGLRKIELKNCNRLLSIPTSICELKSLEELDLTGCSKFKDFPEILKPMGYLKHLWLNGTAVKELPESVEHLFGLRRIELKNCNRFLSLPASIFKLKYLGDLNLTDSSKFEDFPEILEPMRNLKYLWLSGMAVKELPESIERLFGLRRIELQYCNRLLSLPSSIFKLKYLGELDLTSSSQFKDFPEILEPMGNLKYLWLNGTAVKDLPESIERLFGLRMIDLKNCNSLQSLPASIFKLKYLAELDLTGVSKFKDFPELLEPMGNLNFLCLNGTDIEELPESIERLFGLQRLELKNCNRLQSLPGSIFKLKCLGELYLTGSSKFKHFPEILKPMGYLKSLWLNGTAVEELPESIDHLFGLRRIELKNCNGLLSLPGSICKLKYLGQLDLTGISKFKNFPEILEPMENLKYLCLYGTAVEELDESIERLFGLQRIELKNCNRLLSLPASIFKLKYLWQLDLTGCSKFEYFPEILEPMGNLKYLCLNGTAVKKLPESIERLFGLQRIELKNCNRLLSLPASIYKLKDLGQLDLTGCSKFKDFPEVLEPMENLDSIFWLNERAGGELPKKIKHRCGFRIGVELKNCKSLLTLPSSICKLKSLVKLDLTGSSKFEDFPEILEPMGNLKYLRLNGTAVKGLPKSIENLVGLLRIELKNCNMLMSLPTSICKLKYLEELDLTGSFKFEDFPEILEPMENLKYLWLHGTVEKFLESIERLFALRRIELKNCNRLMSPPTNICKRRREEFDASGSEMFSSYEEQEDDVLPQTMKRKKNC is encoded by the exons ATGAATATGGCTGCTGCTTCTTTGGATGCTGCTGCTATCTCCCCTTATGCTTTGAAGTATGATGTGTTTCTTAGTTTCAGAGGTGAGGACACCCGCAATTCTTTTACCAGCCATCTTTATGCTGCTTTATGTGGGAAGAAGATCAAAACCTACATAGACGACACCCTTGAGAAAGGAGATCAAATTGCACCTGCCCTTCTAAAAGCAATTGAGAAATCAAAGCTTTCGGCAATCATTTTCTCAGAGAACTATGCTTCTTCCACATGGTGTTTGGATGAAATTGTGCATATATTGGAttgcaagaaaaaaaatggacaaGTTGTTATACCAATTTTCTACAACATCGACCCATCGCATATACGAAAACAGCAGGGGAGTTATGAAGATGCATTTGTTCAACACAAAGAACGTTTCAAGGACAGTGTGGAGGGAGTGACGAAGGTGTGCAAGTGGAGAGATGCTCTGAAGGACGCCGCCAATCTGTCCGGGTTTGTTTATTCAAACAAAACAGG GACGGAGGCCAATTTCATTGAAAAAGTTGTTGaagatattttgacaaaattgaaacGAATATCATCAAGTGATTTGAAGGGCCTGAttggaattgaaaaaaaaattaagcaaatAGAATTGTTATTGTGCATTGATTCCCCAGATGTTTGTACTGTTGGTATTTGGGGCATGGGTGGTATTGGCAAGACAACTCTTGCAGATGCTGTATATCACCGACTCTCTTCTAAATTTGAAGCTTCTTGTTTCCTTGCAAACGTTAGGGAGGAGTCAGAAAAACATGGACTGAACTACTTGCGAAATGTACTAATTCGTGAGATATTAAAGGAAAAGGATCTTGATATCAGCACTCCAACTATAGGATCAACTTCTGTTCGAGAAAGGCTCAGCCGTACAAAGGCCCTCATTGTTCTAGATGATGTGAATGCTTCGAGGCAGTTAGAACTTCTACTAGGTGATCATGTTCGGTTTGGCCCCGGAAGTCAAatcattataacaactagagaTAAGCGCCTACTTAAGAGAAGTGTTGACAAGATATATGAGGTTAAGGGATTAAGTTGGGAAGAATCTCTTGAGCTCTTTCATTTGCATGCTTTCAAAAATAACTCTACTGAATCACGTTGTGCAGAGTTGTTAGGGAAGGTGGTAGATTATGCCGGAGGGATGCCATTAGCTCTCAAGATTTTGGGTTCCTTATTCCTTCACTGCGACAACAGTAAAGACTGGGAACATCAATGGAATGAGTTGAAAAAATTTCCCAATAAAGAAATTGAGAACATGTTGAGACTAAGTTACGAGGGATTAGAACGAAATGCAAGGGAGATATTTCTTGATATTGCATGTTTCTATAAGGGGACGACAATAGATTCTGCAAAAAAAATGTTAGATGTTCGTGGTTTCTTTGAGGGTGGAATTAAAGTTCTCATTGATAAGTCTCTGATATCAATTTCAAAATGGAACTGCTTGGAGATGCATGATTTGGTACAAGAAATGGGTAGGGCAATTGTTCATGAACAATGTATTGAAGAGCCTGGAAGACGCAGTAGGTTGTTCGATGCTGAGGATATTTATCACGTATTGAAAAATAATAGT GGAACTGAAACTGTTCAAGCAATAATCTTTAAAGGGTCTAAGGTTGGACAGCTACACTTGGATTTTGCAGACTTCAAAAAGATGTCCAATCTAAGATTACTTACTGTCATGAATTCTAGCTTTGGGAAGTACTGCAAATTTAAAGTTTCTCTTCCCAATCCTCTTAGATATCTTTGCTGGGAGGAATATCCTTTGAAATGTTTACCAGTAAAATTTTCTCCAGAAAATCTTGTTGAGATTCGAATGGGCCGCTGCAAAGTTGAGCAACTTTGGAATAAAGACCAG AATCTTAGGAACTTAAAAGTGATGGATCTTCATCACTCCGATAAACTGACCAAAGTTCCAGATCTCTCTCAAAGTAGAAAAATAGAGCATATAAATCTATTTGGTTGTAGAAGTTTGGTTAAAGTACCTTCGTCTTTACAATGTCTTGACAAACTTACTCATCTTGACCTTGGAGAATGCTCGAGTCTCAAATGTCTTCCGGACTTGCCAGAAAACATTGAATACTTGGATTTATCAAATACTGCTATACGGGACTTGCCTTCATCAGTTTGGAATAACGAAAAGATCTCGTACTTGAATATTCAATGTTGTAAATACCTTGAGAATCTTCCAAGCAACAATTGTAAGATGAAACTACCGCTTGGTTTTGGTCTACAGGGATGCTTATCTCTTGCCAAGTTTTGGGAGCTTCCCCGAAATCTAGTGGTATTAGTGATGGCGGGGGCAAAAATAGAAACATTACCCTCATCAATCGAGCGTCTCTTTGGTCTCCGAAAAATTGAACTGAAAAATTGCAATAGGCTTCTGAGTATCCCAACAAGCATTTGTGAATTGAAATCACTTGAGGAACTTGATCTCACGGGTTGCTCTAAATTTAAAGACTTTCCAGAAATCTTGAAACCTATGGGTTATCTGAAGCATCTTTGGTTAAATGGAACGGCTGTTAAAGAGTTACCTGAATCAGTCGAGCATCTCTTTGGTCTCCGAAGAATTGAACTGAAAAATTGCAACAGGTTTCTGAGTCTCCCAGCCAGCATTTTTAAGTTGAAATATCTTGGGGACCTTAATCTCACTGATAGCTCTAAATTTGAGGATTTTCCAGAAATTTTGGAGCCTATGAGAAATCTTAAGTATCTTTGGTTAAGTGGAATGGCTGTTAAAGAGTTACCTGAATCAATCGAGCGTCTCTTTGGTCTCCGAAGAATTGAACTGCAATATTGCAACAGGCTTCTGAGTCTCCCATCAAGCATTTTTAAGTTGAAATATCTTGGGGAACTTGATCTCACTAGTAGCTCTCAATTTAAAGACTTTCCTGAAATCTTGGAGCCTATGGGAAATCTGAAGTATCTTTGGTTAAATGGAACGGCTGTTAAAGATTTACCTGAATCAATCGAGCGTCTCTTCGGTCTCCGAATGATTGATCTGAAAAATTGCAACAGCCTTCAGAGTCTCCCAGCGAGCATTTTTAAGTTGAAATATCTTGCGGAACTCGATCTCACTGGTGTCTCTAAATTTAAAGACTTTCCAGAACTCTTGGAGCCTATGGGAAATCTGAACTTTCTTTGCTTAAACGGAACGGATATTGAGGAATTACCCGAATCAATCGAGCGTCTCTTTGGCCTCCAAAGACTTGAACTGAAAAATTGCAACAGGCTTCAGAGTCTCCCAGGGAGCATTTTTAAGTTGAAATGTCTTGGGGAACTCTATCTTACTGGTAGCTCTAAATTTAAACACTTCCCAGAAATCTTGAAGCCTATGGGTTATCTGAAGAGTCTTTGGTTAAATGGAACGGCTGTTGAAGAGTTACCCGAATCAATCGACCATCTCTTTGGTCTCCGAAGAATTGAACTAAAAAATTGCAACGGGCTTCTGAGTCTCCCAGGGAGCATTTGTAAGTTGAAATATCTTGGGCAACTTGATCTCACTGGTATCTCTAAATTCAAAAACTTTCCAGAAATCCTGGAGCCTATGGAAAATCTGAAGTATCTTTGCTTATATGGAACGGCTGTTGAGGAGTTAGACGAATCTATCGAGCGTCTCTTTGGTCTCCAAAGAATTGAACTGAAAAATTGCAACAGGCTTCTGAGTCTCCCAGCGAgcatttttaagttaaaatatCTTTGGCAACTTGATCTCACTGGTTGCTCTAAATTTGAATACTTTCCTGAAATCTTGGAGCCTATGGGAAATCTGAAGTATCTTTGCTTAAATGGAACGGCTGTTAAAAAGTTACCCGAATCAATCGAGCGTCTCTTTGGTCTCCAAAGAATTGAACTGAAAAATTGCAACAGGCTTCTGAGTCTCCCGGCGAGCATTTATAAGTTGAAAGATCTTGGGCAACTTGATCTCACTGGTTGCTCTAAATTTAAAGACTTTCCAGAAGTCTTGGAGCCTATGGAAAATCTGGACTCTATTTTTTGGTTAAATGAAAGGGCTGGTGGGGAGTTACCTAAAAAAATCAAGCATCGCTGTGGATTCCGAATTGGAGTTGAACTGAAaaattgcaagagtcttctGACTCTCCCTTCAAGCATTTGTAAGTTGAAATCTCTTGTGAAACTTGATCTCACTGGTAGCTCTAAATTTGAAGACTTTCCAGAAATCTTGGAGCCTATGGGAAATCTGAAGTATCTTCGGTTAAATGGAACAGCTGTTAAAGGGTTACCCAAATCAATCGAGAATCTGGTTGGTCTCTTAAGAATTGAACTGAAAAATTGCAACATGCTTATGAGTCTCCCAACGAGCATTTGCAAGTTGAAATATCTTGAGGAACTTGATCTCACTGGTAGCTTTAAATTTGAAGACTTTCCAGAAATCTTGGAGCCTATGGAAAATCTGAAGTATCTTTGGTTACATGGAACAGTTGAAAAGTTTCTTGAATCAATCGAGCGTCTCTTTGCTCTCCGAAGAATTGAACTGAAAAATTGCAACAGGCTTATGAGTCCCCCGACAAACATTTGTAAGAGACGGCGTGAAGAGTTTGATGCAAGTGGAAGTGAAATGTTTAGCTCATATGAGGAACAAGAAGACGATGTACTTCCACagacaatgaaaagaaaaaaaaactgttag
- the LOC139188616 gene encoding uncharacterized protein: MDERYVSGEGLFEDENMAHLAWLVDSDPITYEEAEKNAKWRKTMNLEIESIERNNTWELIKLASGGKMIRVKWVYKTKLNENGEVEKYKACLVAKGYSYGVDYAEVFAPVARLDTLTKDEDGVMVDITMYKQIVGSLMYLITIRPDIMFVVSLISRYMERPTELHLQAAKRVLRYLKGTIDFGLFYKKGGNEDLIGYMVSDYAGD, encoded by the exons ATGGATGAGAGATATGTGAGTGGAGAAGGCCTTTTTGAAGATGAAAACATGGCTCATTTAGCTTGGCTTGTTGACAGTGATCCTATCACTTATGAAGAAGCTGAAAAGAATGCAAAGTGGAGGAAAACTATGAATTTGGAAATTGAATCCATAGAAAGAAACAACACATGGGAGTTGATCAAGCTAGCATCAGGAGGGAAAATGATTAGAGTTAAATGGGTTTATAAAACAAAGCTTAATGAGAATGGTGAAGTGGAAAAATACAAGGCTTGCTTAGTTGCAAAAGGGTACAGTTATGGAGTGGATTATGCTGAAGTGTTTGCACCTGTAGCTCGCTTAGACACA CTGACGAAGGATGAGGATGGGGTCATGGTTGACATCACTATGTACAAACAAATTGTGGGGAGTCTTATGTACCTGATTACCATACGACCTGACATTATGTTCGTTGTGAGTTTAATTAGTAGGTATATGGAACGTCCCACTGAACTCCATCTGCAGGCAGCAAAGAGGGTGTTAAGGTATTTGAAGGGCACAATTGATTTTGGGTTGTTCTACAAGAAAGGAGGAAATGAAGATCTCATTGGTTACATGGTTAGTGATTACGCTGGTGATTAA